A stretch of DNA from Cannabis sativa cultivar Pink pepper isolate KNU-18-1 chromosome X, ASM2916894v1, whole genome shotgun sequence:
aattaattattattattataaaaaataattacaagtataacaataaaataaataaaaatgatttgTGAAAATCGAATtgtgaattaaaaaaatatatttcatattaaaataatttgttaACTTTacctataaaattaatttatatgtgcGTATATGATCACTATATATGATCATAAAAGGATATTAACGTAACAAGTTTGAAACATAAAATAAGAACAAAGTTTTTTGAATAAAACATCCATTTTTTCAGTGTTTCTAAgttcattaataaaaataaaagagtatatcttcaaattaaataaatgttaaaattattattttttttaacactaTGATAAAAGCTGGAAGGTAAGAAAAAAACATTAATTTACCAGGAGCCAAGTAACCATAGGTGCCGGCAATAACAGTGGTTGTAGAATCTTTGCCTCCTCTAGCTTGCAAAACCTTGGCTATACCAAAATCAGCCACCTTTGGATGATAATTCACATCAAGAAGAATATTAGTAGATTTAATGTCTCTATGAATAATGGGACGAGGAAGATCATGGTGGAGATAAGCCAAGCCTTGAGCTACCCCTAGAGCAATCTGGTGCCTAGTTGGCCACTCCAAATGGAAGTTATTCCACCCTCTGTGGAGAGCATCCCAAAGATTTCCATTAGGCATGTACTCATACACCAAAAGATTACAATCCAAGCTGGAGAAATAACAAAACAACTTGACTATATTCTTATGCCTTATGCTCCCCAAAGTCTCCACCTCTGTTTTGAGCTCCTTGTTCAGTATCAATTGATCATCATCTTCCGAAGTCCATTTCTGCTCTGTTCTACTCCATAGTCGTTTGACTGCCACGACTTCTTTGTTGCTCAACTCAATCTTGTACACTGTGCCAGACCCACCACGACCCACTATGTTCTTATCAACCATAGCTTCCATGATTTCACGTTGGTCAAACGTTATGCGGTGGAAGCTCTTGACTTCGTAGGAGAAGTACGAGGATAGGGTCTCGTCGTTTTCCACTGAGGCTCTTTCTTTGCCAAAACGACGCTTAATGAGCAAAACGACCCCGATTATGAGGATGACGATTGATATTGATATTGCCCAGATGGAGTTCAATTTCTTTTGGTTGTATGATCGTGATGGACAAAGAGGGAAAGTTACGTTCTTATGGGAAGTAGAGGATTTGGCCAGAACTGACGAGTCAATGCATAGACCCGGGTTACCTGAAAAGCTTTCTACTAATCCTCCTTTGATTAATGAGGGTGGGATTGGACCTGAGAGGTTGTTGTTGGAGAAATTGATTGAGTTTGGTAAAAGTTCACAGAGACTCTCTGGTATATTACCAGTCAAAAGATTGTTGGAGAGGTCAAGAACGTTGAGATATTTAAGGGAAGAGAGTGAGTCAGCTGGGATTGAAGAATTCAACTTGTTGCCTTGTAAAAGAAGcaaattcaattttttcaaGCCTCCAATATGGGATGGGATTGGACCGGAAAGAAGATTGTTACTAAGATCAATTTTGACCAAATTTGTAGCTCTAGAAATCTCAAGGGGAAGCACCCCTGAAATTTTGTTATTCTGTAGGAACAACTCAGACAAGTTTCGAGCTCTTCCAATGGAATCAGTTATAGGGCCACTGAAATTATTGTAACCAAGATCAACAATTGAAACATGAGGAAGAGCCAGCAGGCCCTCAGGGATTGATCCCACTAAATTATTAGCACTCACTCTAAACCTCAGTAATGAATAGCAATTTCCATAGCTCTGAGGTAACTCCCCTGAGAACTTATTATCAAGTACCAAAAAATATTGTAACTTACCAGCTTGACAAACGTGAGCAGGGAGTGGTCCTGTCAAGTTATTTTCTGACAAATCAAGCACTTCCATAGGCGACGACTGTCCAAGATTCCAAGGTACTTGGCCAGTCAAGTAATTGTCGTAAAGCGACAAGATCTTTAGTGTGGTTGATTCAGCGATCACACTTGGGATTTCTCCTGTGAGGCTATTGTTGTAGAGCTGCAATACATGAAGATTGGGCAAACGACAAATCGAGGCTGGAATTTGACCAGTCAAACGGTTGACCGACATGTCAAAGTCATTTAGCTCCGTCAGGTTCCCTAGCTCCTCAGGTATTGGTCCCACTAGCTGGTTGTAGTATAGCTCCAACAATTTGATATTCTTTAACAACCCAATCTCAGCAGGGATTTTTCCCGATATGAAGTTCCCACTAAGCTCCAGATCAACTAGTGACGTCATGTTCCCGATGGACCGTGGGATTTCTCCGTACACCATGCAGGTGGTCAGCACCATTGACTTTAGCTTCTTTAAGTTTGCGATACTCTCCGGCAATCGCCATAATTCGAAGTTCCCATTCTCGTTGAAGTTGAGGACTTCTAGGTTGGTGAGGTTGACGACCGAAATCGGAAACTTTCCTTGGAAAAAGTTATAAGACAAGTTGAGAATCCTCAATTTTTTCATACCGGAAAAGTCCGGCAGAGTTCCAGTGAGGTAGAGATAACTCATGTCCAACTCTTCAAGCTGAGTACAGTTGACAATGGTAGTTGGAAACTCACCAGAGATTCGGTTCCGTCCGAGTCGAAGGACCCTTAATTTTGGAAGATAATAACATATGTTGGAGGGGAAGGTCCCAGAGAGTGACCAACCGTACATGTCGATTTTGATGACTTGGCCTCCACTATCGCATTCTATGCCGGAGAAGTTACATATTGGTTTTTTAGCCCCGGAACCAACATACCAATTGTCCAAGGTGGCACCGGAGAGAGATTTCTTCATGAGGACGAAAAAGTCTGTCTGGTTGTTGGCTCCAATGATGGTCGATTCATTTGAATAAAGCTGTGATATGAAGAACAAAAGACAGAGGAAGCATGCTATAGAGTTGGGCGCCATTTGATTTGAGTAGCTGAAAATCTAGATTGAGAGAGTTTTAATATTTATGCTTTGGTTGAgtaggagaagaagaagaagagtatatAAGCATATAGCAGGCATAAGGTTTGTTTAGATAAAAGAAATACATtgggaaagaaaaaagaatgagTATTGTCATGACTCCTCTAATCAAGCACAAACGTACTTTACTTATTGCCACTATCAATTTGCTTTATATCACAAAATTTATGATTTATCATCTCCTTTTCCTCTCCTAATTCATTTTAGTACTTGTGGAGgagatattatataaatataaatatacatttatataaagtaagtgtgtgtgtatgtgtatATGATACCCTGTCTTTTCATGGAAGAACTATTCTCTTTATAATGAAAGGTTGGTGCTTTTGTTTTATGGAGCTTCCACCATGTCCAAAAGAAATATTTTATCTCCATGAATCTTATTCGTTTCTTTGAGGACCCCCCAAACCACTCAACAAAGATGGGCTACAAAGTACACTGTGCTTGATCCAAGTGTGTTATGCGTATCCAAATGTACAGCTCTCCAAAGATCTTCACTTGTTgctgtgatttatatatatatattcttcccAATAGAGATcagtgttcttttttttttttgaaagttgagattttttaaagttttatttttttttccttttccctTCAAGGAAATATAATACAAGAATATAAAagtaacattattattattagaaaagtAATTAGTAAAATGACTAGTTTTGGATAGTTTGTCTTTATCCATTTGAAATCCAAGCTTACTCTCTAATCTAATGTGAGCTTTATGGTCACGTGTGAATTACCGTGTTTAGAAATAGATAATTTCTTTTAAAGAGtgatattaaaagtgtctatctaacggcaattcttggtttaacagaatatactgaatattctgttaaatttaacgattaggtttgatctcccgttaacaaataaagccaataattaaaccaaaaaattaaacaatcttttaaatattaataatctctttttaaattttttcaaaaaataaaaaaaaaataataatctctttttaaattaaaaaaatcatcttagccacatatctctctaacaaacctatcttgggagaatattaatatttttttttatttattttctaaaaaagaaaaatctttatatattaaagttaacctcacgttatctaatgttttctctggataagcataggaagcagaaataccacttctatctttgtgtgattgcagatataccacttctgtcattgacccactttttagctttataaatggagatgttcatataatattaacactttacagaatatttatagatataaacttacattacaatgctatgttaaaaaaagaactaaatagattaatctactactccaataataaatttatttacaattttataattacactaatattatttttaatatattattaaataatatttcaaatataaatatttaattttttcaaacaaaaaatttgtaatctttaaaaataaaatgcattcaaaatcttaaaaagaccaaaatcttaaatgaaactagcaatacgtggctcggcacgtacattcacctagtatatataataagtgtggTAGATGTGTTTATAAtgatatatcttatttttattatttatatttatacaattaataaaaaaaaattatgtttaaacaagaGAATATAAATTcgcttataaaattaaaatcatCAGTCCTCCTATCTAAATGTAAGCATATGTAATTTTTtccattattatatattaataagcaaagtttaaatgaaaaataaaataataattaacaaaaatttatgaaaaaaaaaaataaaataacaacacaaaaaaaatattagtactATATGTATGTTTGCATGGCGGATCTAGGGGTGTTGAGGGAGGGCTAAAGTCCACcctgaaattaaaaatatattaatatacaatttttgtttttatatatacatagtaGTCAAATAGCTAGAATAATTGGTTAAGATGCTTTAAATTGACATGGGAGACCATATTTTGAATCTCATTGTCCATTTTTTCTATgtgtatttactttttatttattagaaaaaacAAATGAAGTACAAGGTTCAAATTAAGTCCAAACTTATGACCACTATAATAGGAGGATGTTGCTAAATCATATTCTATTTAAATTTAgctagttatttattattttggattatattaaatgtataattaAGCCCACTCTAAAATTTAATCTTGGGTCCGCCAATGTATGTTTGTATAGTATTCTACACTactatactaaaaaaatttaaaaaaagttaaataagcaaaaaattaaagaaaaaaataggaaaaaaagaTAGAAAGAAAATGTAGAAAAGACTCACAAAAGTATTAATAATTGGtccaaatatgaaaaaaaaaaaaaaatcacaaacacACAAAAATTGCTAATATGACCTTATCCAGcttgagaaaatacaaaaaagtaaAGACAATAGGAAATCTTTACCTATACGGTGTGcaacaagtaaaaaaaattacaaaattacgtATAATTAGACAAAAAGttaaattctaataaatatGTACATATTAATAAAGAAAATGTTAAGGGATGGGCTAAATACCATAAATAGGAGCATATAGTTATTGGTACATTTTAATATCGAGTCTCACAAATTTTAatctattaaataatataagaaactGCTAACCAATTATTTAATGTTATATTCTTATAGTATTGTATTAGGCATCTTAATGtgtcaaataataatattttattaata
This window harbors:
- the LOC115710554 gene encoding receptor protein-tyrosine kinase CEPR1 — protein: MAPNSIACFLCLLFFISQLYSNESTIIGANNQTDFFVLMKKSLSGATLDNWYVGSGAKKPICNFSGIECDSGGQVIKIDMYGWSLSGTFPSNICYYLPKLRVLRLGRNRISGEFPTTIVNCTQLEELDMSYLYLTGTLPDFSGMKKLRILNLSYNFFQGKFPISVVNLTNLEVLNFNENGNFELWRLPESIANLKKLKSMVLTTCMVYGEIPRSIGNMTSLVDLELSGNFISGKIPAEIGLLKNIKLLELYYNQLVGPIPEELGNLTELNDFDMSVNRLTGQIPASICRLPNLHVLQLYNNSLTGEIPSVIAESTTLKILSLYDNYLTGQVPWNLGQSSPMEVLDLSENNLTGPLPAHVCQAGKLQYFLVLDNKFSGELPQSYGNCYSLLRFRVSANNLVGSIPEGLLALPHVSIVDLGYNNFSGPITDSIGRARNLSELFLQNNKISGVLPLEISRATNLVKIDLSNNLLSGPIPSHIGGLKKLNLLLLQGNKLNSSIPADSLSSLKYLNVLDLSNNLLTGNIPESLCELLPNSINFSNNNLSGPIPPSLIKGGLVESFSGNPGLCIDSSVLAKSSTSHKNVTFPLCPSRSYNQKKLNSIWAISISIVILIIGVVLLIKRRFGKERASVENDETLSSYFSYEVKSFHRITFDQREIMEAMVDKNIVGRGGSGTVYKIELSNKEVVAVKRLWSRTEQKWTSEDDDQLILNKELKTEVETLGSIRHKNIVKLFCYFSSLDCNLLVYEYMPNGNLWDALHRGWNNFHLEWPTRHQIALGVAQGLAYLHHDLPRPIIHRDIKSTNILLDVNYHPKVADFGIAKVLQARGGKDSTTTVIAGTYGYLAPEYAYSSKATTKCDVYSFGVVLMELITGKKPVEAEFGENKNIIYWVSNKVDTREGAMEVLDQTLSDSYKDEMIQVLRVAVRCTYKNPALRPTMKEVVQLLLEADPCKFDSSNYKTNSNTTSTITKEYPLNTIKVKGDQFDEL